A part of Corvus cornix cornix isolate S_Up_H32 chromosome Z, ASM73873v5, whole genome shotgun sequence genomic DNA contains:
- the LOC104691972 gene encoding LOW QUALITY PROTEIN: ketosamine-3-kinase-like (The sequence of the model RefSeq protein was modified relative to this genomic sequence to represent the inferred CDS: deleted 2 bases in 2 codons), which yields MEDALKRALGTAVLRPTGHTGGGCISQGRSYDTDTGRVFVKSNSRSRCGGARRMFEGEMASLEAILKTQTIKVPKPLKVVDLPGGSTAFVMEHLEMGGLNRHSALLGTQLADLHLHNQQLGEKLKKEGSTVGKGQGQTEVQFVDQFGFHTVTCCGYLPQVNDWQSDWVTFFARQRIQPQMDMVEKKSGDREARELWAQLQLKIPSLFCNVEIVPALLHGDLWGGNVAEDDSGPIIFDPASFYGHSEYELAIAGMFGGFSSSFYSAYHGKIPKAAGFEKRLKLYQLFHYMNHWNHFGSGYRGSSLNIMRNLVK from the exons ATGGAGGACGCGCTGAAGCGAGCGCTCGGCACCGCGGTT CTGCGGCCGACCGGGCACACGGGGGGTGGTTGTATCAGCCAGGGCCGGAGCTACGACACGGAC ACGGGCCGGGTGTTCGTGAAGAGCAACTCTCGGTCGAGGTGTGGCGGG GCCAGAAGAATGTTTGAGGGAGAAATGGCAAGTCTGGAAGCCATCCTGAAAACACAGACGATAAAAGTGCCTAAACCCCTCAAAGTTGTAGACCTGCCTGGGGGCAGTACTGCGTTTGTGATGGAACACTTGGAAATGGGGGGCTTAAACAG aCATTCAGCACTGCTTGGAACACAGCTGGCTGATCTTCACCTTCATAACCAGCAACTTGGAgagaagctgaagaaagaaGGGAGCACAGTTG GTAAAGGACAAGGGCAAACAGAAGTCCAGTTTGTGGATCAGTTTGGCTTTCATACAGTTACCTGCTGTGGTTACCTTCCACAG GTGAATGACTGGCAGAGTGACTGGGTGACCTTCTTTGCCAGACAAAGAATCCAGCCCCAGATGGACATGGTCGAAAAGAAATCAGGAGACAGAGAGGCAAGAGAACTTTGGGCACAGCTTCAG CTGAAGATACCCAGTTTGTTCTGTAATGTGGAAATcgttcctgctctcctgcatgGGGATCTCTGGGGAGGAAATGTAGCTGAGGATGATTCTGGTCCGATTATCTTCGATCCAGCTTCTTTCTACGGCCATTCAGAGTACGAGCTTGCAATAGCTGGGATGTTTGGTGGCTTCAGCAgttctttttattctgcttaCCACGGTAAAATTCCCAAAGCTGCAGGGTTTGAGAAACGCCTAAAGCTTTATCAGCTGTTCCACTACATGAACCACTGGAACCATTTTGGTTCAGGGTACAGAGGGTCTTCTTTAAACATTATGAGAAACCTTGTGAAGTAA